One window from the genome of Longimicrobium sp. encodes:
- the tuf gene encoding elongation factor Tu (EF-Tu; promotes GTP-dependent binding of aminoacyl-tRNA to the A-site of ribosomes during protein biosynthesis; when the tRNA anticodon matches the mRNA codon, GTP hydrolysis results; the inactive EF-Tu-GDP leaves the ribosome and release of GDP is promoted by elongation factor Ts; many prokaryotes have two copies of the gene encoding EF-Tu) yields the protein EMVMPGDNVQMVVELITPIAMEKELRFAIREGGRTVGAGVVTEIVE from the coding sequence GGAGATGGTGATGCCGGGCGACAACGTGCAGATGGTGGTGGAGCTGATCACGCCGATCGCCATGGAGAAGGAGCTGCGCTTCGCCATCCGCGAGGGCGGCCGCACCGTGGGCGCCGGCGTCGTCACCGAGATCGTAGAGTAA